A window from Rhizosphaericola mali encodes these proteins:
- the tyrS gene encoding tyrosine--tRNA ligase produces the protein MNLIEELRWRGMLQDIIPGTEEQLLKESTAGYIGFDPTADSLHIGSLVPIILLCHLQKAGHKPYVLIGGATGMIGDPTGKSAERNLLDEATLAKNIAGVKKQLTQFLDFDASKSNGAVLVNNYDWFKTISFIDFLRDTGKSITVNYMMSKDSVKKRIESDNGISYTEFAYQLMQGHDFYELYTKNNVKLQMGGSDQWGNITTGAELIRRKAGGEAFAFTCPLLKKADGGKFGKTEGGNVWLDAERTTPFQFYQFWINASDDDAKKWIKIFTFLSKETIEQLTIEHDTNPAARLLQKSLAKELTIFVHGEEAYNEAIITTEKLFSAQNASVDTLSVEDLENMNGIVKIDFPKANLNGDLDIVSFLADTKILSSKGEARKMVQNGGVSINREKVADIAAKMNSFTLLHDQYLLIQKGKKNHFLLKAV, from the coding sequence ATGAATTTGATTGAGGAGCTTCGTTGGAGAGGCATGTTACAAGATATTATTCCTGGTACGGAAGAGCAATTATTGAAAGAATCTACCGCTGGATATATCGGATTTGATCCCACTGCGGATAGTTTGCATATTGGAAGCTTAGTTCCCATTATATTGTTGTGTCATTTACAAAAAGCAGGACACAAACCTTATGTTTTGATTGGAGGAGCGACGGGAATGATTGGTGACCCAACTGGCAAAAGTGCTGAACGCAATTTGTTAGACGAAGCGACTTTGGCAAAAAATATCGCTGGTGTAAAAAAACAATTGACACAGTTCTTGGATTTTGATGCGTCTAAATCTAATGGAGCCGTTTTGGTTAATAATTATGATTGGTTCAAAACCATTTCTTTTATTGACTTTTTGCGTGACACAGGTAAATCCATCACCGTTAATTACATGATGTCCAAAGACAGTGTAAAAAAACGTATTGAAAGTGATAATGGTATTAGCTATACAGAATTTGCCTACCAATTAATGCAAGGACATGATTTTTATGAATTATACACAAAAAATAATGTCAAATTACAAATGGGCGGTAGCGACCAATGGGGAAATATCACCACAGGAGCTGAATTAATCCGTAGAAAAGCTGGCGGTGAAGCATTTGCTTTTACTTGCCCATTATTGAAAAAAGCAGATGGTGGGAAATTTGGAAAAACAGAAGGTGGTAATGTTTGGTTAGATGCAGAAAGAACAACACCTTTCCAATTTTACCAATTTTGGATAAATGCGTCTGATGATGATGCAAAAAAATGGATCAAAATTTTTACTTTTTTGAGTAAAGAAACGATCGAGCAATTAACCATTGAACACGATACAAATCCTGCAGCACGTCTTTTGCAAAAATCTTTGGCAAAAGAATTGACCATTTTCGTTCATGGAGAAGAGGCATATAATGAAGCTATTATCACAACCGAAAAATTATTTTCCGCGCAAAATGCTTCTGTAGATACGCTTTCTGTTGAAGATTTGGAAAATATGAATGGCATTGTCAAAATTGATTTTCCAAAAGCAAATTTGAATGGCGATTTAGATATTGTAAGCTTCTTAGCGGATACCAAAATCTTATCAAGTAAAGGCGAAGCACGCAAAATGGTACAAAATGGCGGAGTCAGCATCAATAGAGAAAAAGTAGCTGATATAGCAGCGAAAATGAATAGCTTTACACTTTTACATGATCAATATTTACTCATTCAAAAAGGCAAGAAAAATCACTTTTTGTTGAAAGCAGTTTAG
- the corA gene encoding magnesium/cobalt transporter CorA, producing MQIQNINILDYNETEVHEYVPTEINECFPFRDNANVTWINVSKLDKDVVHALCLHYNIHYLLELDILSKGQRPKIDEQDNIIFCLLNMLRIDQQDNSVNKEQVSIVLGPGFIITFQEEPNFDAFESIRKEIRADKSRIRLKGADFLCYALLDAIVDDYQDIIDDFGDRIETEEDALVLSKDFNFSIKEVTRLRKDLMLLRRNILPVRELVNNFLKTNNPLIDKKTERYFKDVYDHILQAQDIMESYHDSMSNLHDLYLNKSSLKMNESMNVMAIVTCLLAPATVIGGIFGMNFDHIPFLHDYNSFWVILTILFIVFLLMLVYFRKKKWI from the coding sequence ATGCAAATACAAAATATCAACATTCTCGATTATAATGAAACGGAAGTACACGAATATGTACCAACAGAAATCAATGAATGTTTTCCATTTAGAGACAATGCCAATGTCACTTGGATCAATGTATCCAAATTGGATAAAGATGTGGTGCATGCGCTTTGCCTACATTACAATATTCATTATCTGTTGGAATTAGATATTTTGAGCAAAGGTCAACGTCCAAAAATTGACGAACAAGACAACATTATTTTTTGCTTGCTCAATATGTTGCGTATTGATCAACAGGACAATTCCGTTAATAAGGAACAAGTCAGCATTGTATTGGGACCTGGCTTTATTATTACGTTTCAAGAAGAACCTAATTTTGATGCATTTGAAAGTATACGTAAAGAAATTAGAGCAGATAAAAGTCGAATCCGATTAAAAGGTGCAGACTTTCTTTGTTATGCATTATTAGATGCGATTGTTGATGATTATCAGGATATTATAGACGATTTTGGCGATCGCATAGAGACAGAAGAAGATGCTTTGGTATTGAGCAAAGATTTTAATTTTTCCATAAAAGAAGTGACACGCTTACGTAAAGATTTGATGCTTTTGAGAAGAAATATATTGCCGGTACGCGAGTTGGTCAATAATTTTCTTAAGACCAATAATCCGCTGATTGACAAGAAAACAGAACGCTATTTTAAAGATGTGTATGATCATATATTGCAGGCGCAGGATATTATGGAAAGTTACCACGACAGCATGAGCAATCTGCATGATCTATATCTCAATAAGTCAAGTCTAAAAATGAACGAATCCATGAATGTTATGGCTATTGTGACTTGTTTGCTCGCGCCCGCAACGGTGATTGGTGGTATTTTTGGGATGAATTTTGATCATATACCATTCTTGCACGACTACAATAGTTTTTGGGTAATTCTTACTATTTTGTTTATTGTTTTCTTGCTGATGCTGGTGTATTTTAGAAAGAAAAAATGGATATGA
- a CDS encoding helix-turn-helix domain-containing protein → MISLEKNEDFARAASFINQTNKDVFLTGKAGTGKTTFLKFIKESCFKNMVVIAPTGVAAINAGGVTIHSFFQLPFGMYVPNAPSEWGNPEDSMIYNKNRLMSKLRFNRSKLDLIRELELIIIDEISMVRADLLDAIDDILRAIRRQPYTPFGGVQMLYIGDLFQLPPVVKNEEMAQLSELYASPFFFSARSIQETNPIFIELKKIYRQKDDRFIDLLNKVRNNKCEYSDIEYLNSYYQPDFEPNKSEEFITIASHNVIADQINQQELAELPGKIFRFNAMVSRDFPEKVFPAEKTLELKLGAQIMFIKNDKGELRKYYNGKIGTIAEIDTDTIKIKFKGEEDVLLLSREKWSNIRYKYDDVKDKIEEEELGTFEQFPIRLAWAVTIHKSQGLTFDRAIVDAGRSFAAGQVYVALSRLRSIQGLVLRSRISDGNIFSDTNVLQFIEKNADASLDAMLLDEQKEYVGQLLIRTFDWNKLLDKFVDFLEDLATKKVKERDRIALKCRPIHEAIKKQLEVANTFSRQLQIILDKSDAAQYEHLHERMNAAIQWFLPHLETNVIVPFQQIIDLVKAEKKATKFVKELHLMFQIFEKKKRQILQSQSLVDGLANNVPVEELILKLTEQQKEVVESQSIPVVKKREVGETRMVTFAMFQDGKSIEEIATERNLSTSTIETHILQFIPSGEVDLDRFVKKTDQKRIIKYLENHTSATPLKEIFDAFENEFSYMQIKAVRSWFTSQKQASTT, encoded by the coding sequence ATGATTTCTTTGGAAAAAAATGAAGATTTTGCACGCGCCGCAAGTTTTATCAATCAGACCAATAAAGATGTATTTCTTACCGGAAAAGCCGGTACGGGAAAGACGACTTTTCTAAAATTTATCAAGGAAAGTTGCTTTAAAAATATGGTCGTGATTGCGCCCACAGGAGTCGCTGCGATCAATGCCGGCGGCGTCACGATTCATTCTTTTTTCCAATTGCCATTTGGAATGTATGTACCCAATGCGCCATCCGAATGGGGCAATCCAGAGGACAGCATGATCTATAATAAAAATAGATTGATGTCTAAATTGCGTTTTAATCGAAGTAAATTGGATCTCATACGTGAATTGGAATTGATCATTATTGATGAGATTTCCATGGTACGCGCCGATCTTTTGGATGCGATTGATGATATTTTACGTGCCATCCGTCGACAACCATATACGCCTTTTGGAGGGGTGCAGATGTTGTATATTGGCGATTTATTTCAGTTGCCGCCAGTTGTAAAAAATGAGGAAATGGCGCAATTGAGTGAATTATATGCTAGTCCATTTTTCTTTTCAGCACGTAGTATTCAAGAGACCAATCCCATATTTATTGAGTTGAAAAAAATCTATCGTCAAAAAGATGATCGATTTATTGATTTGCTCAATAAGGTGCGGAATAATAAATGTGAATATTCGGATATAGAATATCTCAATTCTTATTATCAGCCTGATTTTGAACCAAATAAGTCCGAAGAATTTATCACCATCGCCTCGCATAATGTGATTGCAGATCAGATCAACCAACAGGAATTAGCAGAATTGCCAGGGAAAATATTTCGATTTAATGCTATGGTGAGTCGTGATTTTCCCGAAAAAGTATTTCCAGCAGAAAAGACGTTGGAATTGAAATTAGGTGCGCAGATTATGTTTATCAAAAATGACAAAGGTGAGCTACGCAAATATTACAATGGAAAAATCGGAACGATCGCCGAAATAGACACCGATACTATCAAAATAAAATTCAAAGGTGAAGAAGATGTGTTGTTGCTCAGTCGAGAAAAATGGAGCAATATTCGATACAAATATGACGATGTAAAAGATAAAATTGAAGAAGAAGAATTAGGAACATTTGAACAATTTCCGATACGATTGGCTTGGGCTGTGACGATTCACAAAAGTCAAGGTTTGACCTTTGATCGGGCGATTGTTGATGCCGGACGTTCGTTTGCCGCTGGTCAAGTGTATGTGGCGCTCAGCCGATTGCGTAGCATTCAAGGTTTGGTTTTGCGCTCGCGTATTTCGGATGGAAATATTTTTTCGGATACGAATGTTTTGCAATTTATAGAAAAGAATGCGGACGCCTCTTTGGATGCAATGCTTTTGGACGAACAAAAAGAATATGTAGGGCAATTACTGATTCGCACGTTTGATTGGAATAAATTGTTGGACAAATTTGTAGATTTCTTAGAAGATTTGGCAACGAAAAAAGTAAAAGAACGCGATCGAATTGCTTTAAAATGTCGTCCGATACATGAAGCTATAAAAAAGCAATTAGAAGTTGCCAATACGTTTTCTCGTCAATTGCAAATCATTTTGGATAAAAGCGATGCTGCACAATATGAGCATTTACATGAAAGAATGAATGCAGCGATTCAATGGTTTTTACCACATTTGGAAACCAATGTAATCGTGCCTTTTCAGCAAATAATTGATTTGGTAAAAGCAGAAAAAAAAGCAACCAAATTTGTTAAAGAATTGCATTTGATGTTTCAAATATTTGAAAAGAAAAAACGTCAGATTTTGCAATCGCAATCTTTGGTAGATGGTTTGGCTAATAATGTTCCTGTAGAAGAATTGATTTTGAAATTGACAGAACAACAAAAAGAAGTTGTTGAAAGTCAAAGCATTCCTGTAGTGAAAAAGCGAGAAGTAGGAGAGACTCGAATGGTTACATTTGCTATGTTTCAAGATGGAAAATCCATTGAGGAAATAGCTACGGAACGCAATCTCTCCACCAGTACGATCGAAACGCATATCTTGCAATTTATACCTTCGGGCGAAGTTGATTTAGATAGATTTGTAAAAAAAACAGATCAAAAAAGAATTATTAAGTATTTGGAAAATCATACATCCGCAACGCCTCTCAAAGAAATCTTTGACGCATTTGAAAATGAATTTTCCTATATGCAAATAAAAGCCGTTCGTTCTTGGTTTACTTCTCAAAAGCAAGCCTCCACCACTTAA
- a CDS encoding glycerophosphodiester phosphodiesterase family protein → MKKLMFAIAIGVALMSCKSVKKTTNSNVKNYNPVVAHRGAWKEAKNPQNSIASLKEAIKIGCIGSEFDVHLTKDDSLVICHDDEYQGLIIEKSTYAELAAKKLPNGETIPTLQEYLAAGMDQTATKLVLEVKKSIISKERTIQLTERCVDLVHQLHAQKWILYISFDYDAVKKIRSLDAKANIEYLEGDIAPAQLKADKINGLDYHISVYQKHPEWIAESKKLGLDLNAWTVNEQKDLQYFIDHQFKYITTNEPELLFQLLYK, encoded by the coding sequence ATGAAAAAATTAATGTTTGCCATCGCGATTGGCGTTGCCTTGATGAGTTGTAAAAGTGTAAAAAAAACAACCAATTCCAATGTGAAAAATTATAATCCCGTTGTGGCACATCGTGGAGCATGGAAAGAAGCCAAAAATCCACAAAATTCTATTGCCTCCTTGAAAGAAGCGATTAAAATCGGTTGTATCGGTTCGGAATTTGATGTGCATTTGACCAAAGATGATTCCTTGGTTATCTGTCACGATGATGAATATCAAGGTCTTATAATTGAAAAAAGCACTTATGCCGAATTGGCTGCCAAAAAACTTCCCAATGGCGAAACGATACCAACTTTACAAGAATATTTAGCTGCCGGAATGGATCAAACGGCTACCAAATTGGTTTTAGAAGTTAAAAAATCCATTATTTCGAAAGAACGCACAATTCAATTGACCGAAAGATGTGTTGATCTTGTACATCAACTACATGCACAAAAATGGATCCTGTATATTAGTTTTGATTACGATGCAGTGAAGAAAATTCGTAGTTTGGATGCGAAAGCAAATATTGAATATTTGGAAGGCGATATTGCTCCTGCGCAATTGAAAGCTGACAAAATAAATGGTCTAGATTATCATATTTCTGTGTATCAGAAACATCCAGAATGGATCGCAGAATCCAAAAAACTTGGTTTGGACTTGAATGCTTGGACGGTTAATGAGCAGAAAGATTTACAATATTTCATAGACCATCAATTCAAATATATTACTACGAACGAACCAGAATTATTATTCCAACTTTTATACAAATAA
- a CDS encoding outer membrane beta-barrel protein, which translates to MKFKILASLTLGLTICIYANAQVDSIPKPDTVRRVFNATVTITEVMDSAFNTHYDTLIVANSEVNGAKKKKFINTNWFIFDLGFANYNDKTPYGSAAANSYLMPGTGGDFTKSDMRLRTVKSSNVNIWVFMQKMNLIKGKFNLKYGLGLEMFNFRYENNITYHKNPDYIYRDTTDFKKNKLYVSYASIPLMLNYDPHPENPWAFSISTGIIGGYRIGGHTKQKSSEFGKVKQGGSFDLNDWRLAYTAELGLGPIHVFGTYSITKLQNNVMDQRPYSIGIRFTNW; encoded by the coding sequence ATGAAATTCAAAATATTAGCTTCGTTAACACTTGGTTTGACTATTTGCATATATGCAAATGCACAAGTTGATTCAATCCCAAAACCGGACACGGTTCGTCGAGTTTTTAATGCGACGGTAACGATTACTGAGGTGATGGATTCTGCATTTAATACGCATTATGACACGCTGATTGTTGCCAATTCGGAAGTCAATGGCGCAAAAAAGAAGAAATTTATCAATACCAATTGGTTCATATTCGATTTAGGTTTTGCCAATTATAATGACAAAACGCCCTACGGTTCGGCAGCTGCAAATAGTTATTTGATGCCTGGAACTGGTGGAGATTTTACCAAAAGCGATATGCGTCTGCGTACGGTGAAATCTTCTAATGTGAATATTTGGGTATTTATGCAAAAGATGAATTTGATCAAAGGCAAATTCAATTTGAAATATGGATTGGGCTTGGAAATGTTCAATTTTAGATATGAAAACAATATCACTTATCATAAAAATCCTGATTACATCTATCGTGATACCACCGATTTTAAGAAGAACAAATTGTATGTGAGTTATGCCTCCATTCCGCTGATGTTAAATTATGATCCACATCCAGAAAACCCTTGGGCATTCAGTATCAGTACGGGGATTATCGGAGGTTATAGAATTGGCGGACATACTAAACAAAAAAGCAGTGAATTCGGAAAAGTGAAGCAAGGAGGTTCATTTGATTTGAATGATTGGAGATTGGCATATACGGCGGAATTGGGGCTAGGGCCAATTCATGTTTTCGGTACCTATAGCATTACCAAATTACAAAACAATGTGATGGATCAACGTCCCTATTCTATTGGGATAAGATTTACCAATTGGTAG
- a CDS encoding anti-sigma factor gives MITKENYLDWFLLYVDNELDNDQKKLVDQFVATHPEIEEEFLALQETVLPVENFDQNWDNLLKIGNTDNANWEEKMLLHLDNELAKNEQIDLQNHLKNNASDKKNWEALQQTVLPLETISYPNKSELLRKEKGRIIPIWIKVASIAAALLLVCFSIFQWTKTEIPSEIVLNSNPKKTILNQTKTNPVASDSDKLTPKLNQVQKSTEQILASNKPEKKSSIEPKKSISAKKQSIGDPQDQISDDDHWKKSEQFVLAKVDIAPTTKNDIPNVIASTQKIELINLQEKNNVTTTKSSKRMIFAADFNSDDDVYVANTSISTKKILKFFKGKKEEDKKATQTNHL, from the coding sequence ATGATTACAAAAGAGAATTACTTAGATTGGTTTTTATTATACGTTGATAATGAATTAGATAATGATCAAAAAAAATTGGTCGACCAATTCGTTGCAACACATCCCGAAATAGAAGAAGAATTTTTGGCATTACAAGAAACTGTTTTGCCTGTGGAAAATTTTGATCAAAATTGGGATAATTTACTAAAGATAGGAAACACAGATAACGCGAATTGGGAAGAAAAAATGCTTTTGCATTTGGATAATGAATTAGCGAAAAATGAGCAAATTGATTTGCAAAATCATTTGAAAAATAATGCTTCTGATAAGAAAAATTGGGAAGCCTTACAGCAAACAGTTTTACCGCTTGAGACAATCAGTTATCCCAATAAATCTGAATTATTACGTAAAGAAAAAGGTCGTATTATTCCTATTTGGATAAAAGTTGCATCGATTGCCGCAGCGTTGTTGCTCGTTTGTTTTTCTATTTTTCAATGGACAAAAACGGAAATTCCATCCGAAATTGTCCTTAATTCCAATCCTAAAAAAACGATTCTAAATCAAACAAAAACAAATCCTGTAGCATCAGATTCTGACAAATTAACGCCCAAATTGAATCAAGTGCAAAAAAGTACGGAACAAATATTGGCATCAAACAAGCCTGAAAAAAAATCTAGCATAGAACCGAAAAAATCTATTTCTGCAAAAAAACAATCAATTGGAGATCCACAAGATCAAATTTCGGATGATGATCATTGGAAAAAATCTGAACAATTCGTTTTGGCAAAAGTAGATATCGCACCAACTACGAAAAATGACATTCCCAATGTGATAGCGTCCACCCAAAAAATTGAGTTGATCAATTTGCAAGAAAAAAATAATGTCACTACCACAAAATCTTCCAAACGCATGATATTTGCGGCCGATTTTAATTCGGATGATGATGTTTATGTTGCCAATACATCTATTAGCACAAAAAAGATTTTGAAATTTTTCAAAGGCAAAAAGGAAGAGGATAAAAAAGCAACCCAAACTAACCATTTATAA
- a CDS encoding RNA polymerase sigma factor, which translates to MTENDYNNCVHLYAENVFRFIIKNLRHEEDARDIVQSAFEKLWINKDKVDTEKSKSYLFTIAYNQMIDFYRKNNRISLKEDFSEDPRIVQQPDRQLKELIHNAMQKLNEVQRSLVMLKDYEGYSYEEIGAITQLSASQVKVYLHRARLTMRNYLVGMNKVL; encoded by the coding sequence ATGACAGAAAATGATTATAACAATTGTGTTCATTTATACGCCGAGAATGTTTTTCGGTTTATAATAAAAAATCTACGGCACGAAGAGGATGCGCGAGATATCGTACAATCTGCCTTCGAAAAACTTTGGATTAATAAGGACAAAGTAGATACGGAGAAATCAAAATCCTATCTATTTACCATTGCGTATAATCAAATGATTGATTTTTATAGAAAAAATAATCGCATTTCATTGAAAGAGGATTTTTCGGAAGACCCACGTATAGTGCAGCAACCGGATAGACAGTTGAAAGAATTGATTCATAATGCGATGCAAAAATTGAATGAAGTACAGAGAAGTTTGGTTATGCTCAAGGATTATGAAGGCTATTCTTATGAAGAGATCGGAGCGATTACGCAATTGTCGGCAAGCCAGGTCAAAGTGTACTTGCATCGAGCGAGATTGACAATGCGCAATTATTTGGTGGGAATGAATAAAGTTTTGTAA